A window of Flavobacterium flavigenum contains these coding sequences:
- a CDS encoding ADP-ribosylglycohydrolase family protein produces the protein MKDKIKSGLLGLAIGDALGVPVEFQSRGYLKQNPVSEMFGFGTHHQPAGTWSDDSSLAFCLAESLCKDYDLNDIARNFVKWYSEELWTPHGKVFDIGIATRHAILNIAKGHQPDLCGGFNEEDNGNGSLMRILPLVFYLQNEKDLNVIYQKVKEVSSITHAHFRSVFACFIYVIYGLKILKDKDKFESYKEMQNTVSAFLEHKNFNPSEIQLFDRILKNDISKYNESEIHSSGYVLHSLEASLWCFLNSDSYEETVLKAVNLGEDTDTTGAIAGGLAGIYYGIENIPKKWIDELVKSNDIKNLAERLSDNLNNNI, from the coding sequence ATGAAAGATAAAATAAAATCAGGTTTATTAGGTTTGGCAATTGGCGATGCTTTAGGTGTTCCGGTAGAATTTCAATCCAGAGGGTATTTGAAACAGAATCCAGTTTCGGAGATGTTTGGTTTTGGAACCCATCATCAGCCGGCAGGAACCTGGAGCGATGACAGTTCGCTTGCTTTTTGTTTAGCCGAAAGTTTGTGCAAAGACTATGACTTGAATGATATCGCCAGAAATTTTGTAAAATGGTACAGTGAAGAATTATGGACACCACACGGAAAAGTTTTTGATATCGGAATAGCAACCAGACATGCGATCCTTAATATAGCAAAAGGTCATCAGCCGGATTTATGTGGAGGCTTTAATGAAGAAGATAACGGAAACGGTTCTTTAATGCGTATTTTGCCTTTGGTTTTTTATCTCCAAAATGAAAAAGATCTAAACGTTATTTATCAAAAAGTAAAAGAAGTTTCATCCATCACACATGCTCATTTCCGGTCTGTATTTGCCTGTTTTATTTATGTAATTTATGGTTTGAAAATTCTAAAAGATAAAGATAAATTCGAATCATATAAAGAAATGCAAAATACTGTTTCGGCATTTTTGGAACATAAAAATTTTAATCCTTCAGAAATTCAGTTATTTGACAGGATTCTTAAAAATGATATTTCGAAGTATAATGAAAGTGAAATTCATTCTTCGGGATATGTATTGCATAGCTTAGAAGCAAGTTTATGGTGTTTCCTGAATTCGGACTCGTATGAGGAAACAGTTTTAAAAGCCGTTAATTTAGGCGAAGATACCGATACAACCGGAGCAATTGCAGGAGGTCTCGCAGGCATTTATTACGGAATCGAAAATATTCCAAAAAAATGGATTGATGAGTTAGTCAAATCCAATGATATAAAAAATTTAGCAGAACGATTATCAGATAATTTAAATAACAATATATGA
- a CDS encoding septal ring lytic transglycosylase RlpA family protein produces the protein MRNKKNILLSLLSVTLLSCFTYVMSQSKPVETKVSQDTLKTDKLKMVPLNDSVFSVEGLKLKVYKKSAHASYYHDRFNGKRTASGARFNNNKYTAAHKKLPFGTKVKVTNEANGKFVIVEITDRGPFVKTREIDLSKRAFMEIAKNKGAGAMNVTIETIEK, from the coding sequence ATGAGGAATAAAAAAAATATTTTGCTCTCTCTCCTTTCGGTGACTTTATTAAGTTGCTTTACCTACGTTATGAGTCAGAGTAAACCGGTTGAAACCAAGGTTTCTCAGGATACTTTAAAAACAGATAAACTAAAAATGGTGCCTTTAAACGATTCTGTTTTTAGCGTTGAAGGCCTGAAATTGAAGGTTTACAAAAAATCAGCTCATGCTTCTTATTACCATGATCGTTTTAACGGAAAAAGAACAGCAAGCGGAGCACGGTTCAATAATAATAAATATACTGCCGCCCACAAAAAATTACCTTTCGGAACAAAAGTAAAAGTTACAAATGAAGCCAATGGCAAATTTGTAATTGTTGAAATTACAGACAGAGGGCCATTTGTTAAAACCAGAGAAATAGATTTATCTAAAAGAGCTTTTATGGAGATTGCCAAAAACAAAGGAGCAGGTGCCATGAATGTGACAATTGAAACTATTGAAAAATAA
- a CDS encoding DinB family protein — protein sequence MNSVFEVQKTSREILLKVLDNHSLEQLNKIPQGFKNNLIWNIAHCIAAQQALVYKLSGLPSIVSDEFITKYRKDTKPEGDVSQAEVDEIRRLLSDTLHQAEKDYADKIFTNYTEYTTSMGFTLRNVEDALSFNNYHEGTHTGIIMSIRKLV from the coding sequence ATGAATTCAGTTTTCGAAGTACAAAAAACAAGCAGGGAAATTCTTCTGAAAGTTTTAGACAATCACTCATTAGAACAATTAAATAAAATTCCGCAAGGTTTTAAAAACAACCTTATTTGGAATATTGCGCACTGTATAGCTGCCCAACAAGCTTTAGTTTATAAATTATCAGGTTTGCCTTCAATAGTCTCTGATGAGTTTATTACTAAATATAGAAAAGACACCAAACCGGAAGGCGACGTTTCGCAAGCTGAAGTTGATGAAATCAGAAGATTGCTTTCAGACACCTTACATCAGGCTGAAAAAGATTACGCAGATAAAATTTTCACAAACTATACTGAGTACACCACAAGTATGGGATTTACACTTCGAAATGTAGAAGATGCCCTCTCATTCAATAATTACCATGAAGGCACGCACACAGGAATAATAATGAGTATCCGAAAGTTGGTTTAG
- the nadD gene encoding nicotinate (nicotinamide) nucleotide adenylyltransferase, producing the protein MKIGLYFGTYNPIHVGHLIIANHMAEFTDLDQIWMVVTPHNPLKKKATLLDDHHRLEMVFLATEDYPKIKPSDIEFKLTQPNYTVNTLSHLHDKYPNHEFSLIMGEDNLKTLHKWKNYEVILENHDIFVYPRISAEAENTELKSHPKIHIIDAPVVEISSTFIRNNIKKGKNIRPLLPSKVWEYIDHNNFYKK; encoded by the coding sequence ATGAAAATAGGACTCTATTTCGGAACCTACAATCCCATTCATGTTGGTCATTTGATTATTGCCAATCACATGGCTGAATTTACTGATCTGGATCAGATCTGGATGGTGGTTACGCCTCACAATCCATTGAAGAAAAAAGCAACACTTTTAGATGATCACCATCGACTGGAAATGGTTTTTCTTGCAACAGAAGATTATCCAAAGATAAAACCTTCGGATATTGAGTTTAAACTGACCCAGCCGAATTATACTGTAAACACACTGTCTCATTTACACGATAAATACCCAAACCATGAATTCTCGCTGATTATGGGGGAAGATAATCTGAAGACATTGCACAAATGGAAAAACTATGAAGTAATTTTAGAGAATCATGATATTTTCGTGTACCCACGCATTTCAGCAGAAGCAGAAAATACCGAATTAAAATCGCATCCTAAAATTCATATTATTGACGCACCGGTTGTAGAAATTTCGTCTACTTTTATTCGGAACAATATCAAAAAAGGAAAAAATATCCGGCCGCTTTTGCCTTCAAAAGTTTGGGAATATATTGATCACAATAATTTTTATAAGAAATAA
- a CDS encoding TonB-dependent receptor encodes MKRIIFILTIFLTALGQAQVTGSAMSGKVRSNKGEALPGATVEIVHKPTGTKYFSTTDFDGGYSAQGLRPGGPYTVKVSYIGYKTTEITEINAALGSNLTVNVVIDEESNALQEVIVSTKSKGNFNKGRTGASQQFTNREIAAVPVLGARSINTITKYNANAGANGTFGGQDSRLNNFTIDGSVFNNGFGLGSDSQAGGRTGSTAISLDAIEQLQVNIAPYDVRQSGFLGSGINAVTRSGTNEIEGSVYHSFRSNKKEFIGTHAGDVTIKPGKFDEKIWGARIGAPIIKDKLFFFGNFETLENISPATTWTSTGSPNSSGQVSAPTYTEMQTLSNFMKEKFGYETGPWENYNAEKISKKFLARIDWNINDNHKLSARYVFHDSSSDELTSNSNSLGFGNRRTSALAMSFQNSGYTILDNTRSIVLELNSKLSNSWHNNFIAGYDKQIEDRGLQGGGLFPTIDIKQGTATYISVGLDPFTQGNKLTYSTLHFTDNLTKTIGKHSLVFGANFEYFKSSNLFFSGSNGVYIFNSLTDFYAAANESVANGGAPSSATTTSPARFQYRYSALPGAEEPMQVMKSNKLDIYAQDEMRLSDRFKLTVGLRATRVWYADTALENPVVTAMTFANGEKFNTADMPDPAYLFEPRVGFNLDLNGNASTILRGGSGIFTGRSPGVYISNQIGNNGVLTGFVDVSGAALAAGGYGFTPTPAQYFTPATPTAPSSYDLSFNDKKFKSPQVWKTTMAVDQKLPFGFVGTVEGILQKNINAIQYYNANFDAPVGTFAGPDNRPRYSRNDAGVRVNDNVSNGIVLTNSDEGFFYSTTFKLEYPYQRGLWGSFAYTHSRATDLISPGSVASGSWTGARSVNGNNDLAVSASNNNTPHRLVGVIGYKIEYGKGLGGATSINLGYIGEQASPFTYAYGGDMNGDRINGNDLIYVPNSASELRFAELSVTNVVNGVNVVTKYSEAQQQEAFDAYINQDKYLRDRRGKYAERNGAILPMLHRLDLSVTQDIYIKIAGKKNAFQVRADILNFTNMLNKDWGVTQRATNANVLAYSSTAAGNIPVYQLATQTDANGTKTLIKDTFQKNSSTFDVWQAQFTLRYTFGN; translated from the coding sequence ATGAAAAGAATTATTTTTATTTTGACTATTTTTCTAACGGCTCTTGGCCAAGCTCAGGTAACTGGATCAGCAATGTCAGGAAAAGTTAGATCAAACAAGGGAGAAGCTCTTCCAGGAGCAACAGTGGAGATTGTTCACAAACCAACTGGAACTAAGTATTTTTCTACAACTGATTTTGACGGAGGATATTCTGCGCAGGGTTTAAGACCGGGTGGTCCATACACTGTTAAAGTAAGTTATATTGGTTATAAAACAACAGAAATCACTGAAATTAATGCTGCTTTAGGTAGTAATTTAACTGTAAATGTTGTCATTGATGAAGAATCAAACGCATTACAGGAAGTTATTGTTAGTACAAAGTCAAAAGGAAATTTTAATAAAGGTCGTACGGGTGCTTCTCAGCAGTTTACAAATAGAGAGATAGCAGCTGTTCCTGTTTTAGGGGCTCGATCAATTAATACCATTACAAAGTACAATGCGAATGCAGGAGCTAATGGTACTTTTGGAGGACAGGATTCAAGATTAAACAATTTTACAATTGACGGTTCTGTTTTTAATAATGGATTTGGTTTGGGAAGTGATTCACAAGCTGGTGGTAGAACTGGTTCGACAGCAATTTCATTAGATGCTATTGAACAATTGCAAGTGAACATTGCTCCTTATGACGTGCGTCAATCAGGATTTTTAGGTTCTGGAATTAATGCTGTAACAAGAAGTGGAACCAATGAGATTGAAGGTTCTGTTTATCACTCTTTTAGAAGTAATAAAAAAGAATTTATTGGTACTCATGCAGGAGATGTAACAATTAAGCCGGGGAAATTTGATGAGAAAATATGGGGAGCACGTATTGGCGCTCCTATTATAAAAGATAAATTATTCTTTTTTGGTAATTTTGAAACTCTTGAAAATATCAGTCCGGCAACGACCTGGACATCTACAGGTTCTCCAAATTCTAGCGGACAGGTTTCTGCCCCAACTTATACTGAAATGCAGACTCTTTCTAACTTTATGAAAGAAAAATTTGGTTACGAAACTGGTCCTTGGGAAAATTATAATGCAGAGAAAATTTCAAAAAAATTCTTAGCCAGAATTGACTGGAATATTAATGATAACCACAAACTTAGTGCTCGTTATGTATTTCATGATTCTTCATCTGATGAGTTAACTTCAAATTCAAATTCATTAGGATTTGGTAATAGAAGAACAAGTGCACTTGCAATGTCTTTTCAAAATAGTGGTTATACTATTTTGGATAATACAAGATCTATTGTTTTAGAGTTAAACAGTAAATTAAGTAATTCCTGGCATAATAACTTTATCGCTGGTTACGATAAACAAATTGAAGACAGAGGTTTGCAAGGAGGAGGTTTGTTTCCTACTATAGATATAAAACAAGGAACGGCTACATACATTTCTGTTGGATTAGATCCTTTTACACAAGGAAATAAACTTACCTATTCAACTTTACACTTTACAGATAATTTAACCAAAACTATCGGAAAACATTCTTTGGTGTTTGGTGCAAACTTTGAATATTTCAAGTCAAGCAATTTGTTTTTCTCAGGATCAAACGGTGTTTATATATTCAATTCTTTAACTGATTTTTATGCTGCAGCTAATGAGTCTGTTGCAAATGGAGGTGCTCCTTCTTCAGCAACAACAACTTCTCCTGCCCGCTTTCAATATAGATATTCTGCTTTACCAGGTGCTGAAGAACCAATGCAGGTTATGAAATCGAATAAATTGGATATATATGCTCAGGATGAGATGAGATTGAGTGACAGATTTAAATTAACTGTAGGATTAAGAGCTACCAGAGTTTGGTATGCAGATACAGCATTAGAGAACCCAGTTGTTACGGCTATGACTTTTGCAAATGGAGAAAAATTCAATACCGCTGATATGCCGGATCCTGCTTATTTATTCGAGCCTAGAGTTGGTTTCAATTTGGATTTGAACGGAAATGCTTCGACAATACTTCGTGGAGGATCAGGTATTTTTACTGGTAGATCTCCAGGGGTATATATATCAAATCAAATTGGAAACAATGGAGTACTTACAGGATTTGTTGACGTAAGTGGTGCTGCTTTAGCTGCTGGAGGATATGGTTTTACACCAACACCAGCACAGTATTTTACTCCGGCTACACCAACAGCTCCATCTTCTTATGATTTATCTTTTAATGATAAAAAATTCAAGTCTCCTCAGGTTTGGAAAACTACTATGGCAGTTGATCAAAAACTTCCTTTTGGATTTGTTGGAACGGTTGAAGGGATTTTGCAAAAAAATATCAATGCAATTCAATATTATAATGCAAACTTCGATGCACCTGTAGGTACATTTGCAGGACCAGATAATAGACCAAGATACTCGCGTAATGATGCTGGTGTAAGAGTAAATGATAACGTTTCAAACGGGATTGTATTAACTAATTCTGACGAAGGATTCTTTTACTCTACAACTTTCAAGCTAGAGTATCCTTATCAAAGAGGTCTTTGGGGATCTTTTGCTTATACTCATTCAAGAGCAACAGATTTAATTTCTCCAGGATCAGTTGCGTCTGGTTCATGGACAGGTGCAAGATCTGTTAACGGTAATAATGATTTAGCAGTATCTGCATCAAATAACAACACTCCGCATAGATTAGTTGGGGTTATAGGCTACAAAATTGAGTATGGTAAAGGATTAGGAGGAGCTACTTCTATCAACTTAGGTTATATTGGAGAACAGGCTAGTCCATTTACTTACGCTTATGGAGGAGATATGAATGGAGACAGAATTAATGGGAATGACTTGATTTATGTTCCTAATAGTGCTAGTGAATTAAGATTTGCAGAATTATCAGTAACTAATGTTGTAAATGGGGTAAATGTTGTAACCAAATATAGTGAAGCTCAACAACAAGAAGCATTTGATGCTTATATTAATCAGGACAAATATCTTCGTGACAGAAGAGGTAAATATGCTGAAAGAAATGGTGCTATTTTGCCAATGTTACATAGATTAGATTTGTCTGTTACACAAGATATTTATATTAAAATAGCAGGAAAAAAGAATGCTTTCCAAGTTAGAGCCGATATCTTAAATTTTACAAATATGTTAAATAAGGACTGGGGGGTAACTCAGAGAGCAACAAATGCAAATGTATTAGCTTATAGTTCGACTGCTGCGGGTAATATTCCTGTTTATCAATTAGCAACACAAACAGATGCAAATGGAACTAAAACTCTAATTAAAGACACTTTCCAAAAAAATAGTTCTACTTTTGATGTTTGGCAAGCACAATTTACACTTAGATATACATTTGGTAACTAA
- a CDS encoding YicC/YloC family endoribonuclease: MIQSMTGFGKASLQLPTKKITVEVKSLNSKGLDLNVRMPSVYREMELGLRTLISTRLERGKVDFAIYVESTSEQTSTKVNVPVVKNYIAQLREVYPDADETELMKMAVRMPDVLKTEREEIDENDWEQIQVIIDEALQNILSFRKDEGESLEKEFNLRIGNIRQYMNDALALDPERVQAIKDRLQTAISELEVNVDENRFEQELIYYLEKLDITEEKVRLTNHLDYFLETIKGTEANGRKLGFITQEMGREINTMGSKSNHAQMQKLVVMMKDELEKIKEQVLNVL; the protein is encoded by the coding sequence ATGATACAATCGATGACGGGTTTTGGTAAAGCTTCTTTGCAATTGCCAACGAAAAAAATTACTGTAGAAGTAAAATCTTTAAATAGTAAAGGTTTAGACCTGAATGTGAGAATGCCTTCTGTTTACCGTGAAATGGAATTGGGTTTACGAACCCTGATTTCAACCAGACTGGAAAGAGGAAAAGTCGATTTTGCGATTTATGTTGAAAGTACTTCAGAGCAGACTTCTACCAAGGTAAATGTTCCGGTTGTAAAAAATTATATAGCCCAGTTAAGGGAAGTTTATCCGGATGCTGACGAAACCGAATTGATGAAAATGGCGGTCCGTATGCCGGATGTTCTGAAAACAGAGCGTGAGGAAATTGACGAAAACGACTGGGAGCAGATTCAGGTAATCATTGATGAGGCATTGCAAAATATTTTAAGTTTCAGAAAAGACGAAGGAGAGTCGCTTGAGAAAGAATTCAATCTTCGGATTGGTAATATCCGTCAGTATATGAATGATGCGCTGGCTCTTGATCCGGAGCGTGTTCAGGCGATAAAAGACCGTTTGCAAACAGCGATTTCTGAACTTGAGGTAAATGTTGATGAAAACCGTTTTGAACAGGAATTGATCTATTATTTGGAGAAATTAGATATTACTGAGGAGAAAGTTCGTTTGACGAATCATTTGGATTATTTTCTGGAAACCATAAAAGGAACTGAAGCAAACGGTAGAAAACTTGGTTTTATCACTCAGGAAATGGGCCGCGAAATTAATACCATGGGTTCAAAATCGAATCATGCACAGATGCAGAAATTGGTCGTAATGATGAAAGATGAACTGGAGAAGATTAAAGAGCAGGTACTAAACGTATTATAA
- a CDS encoding arsenate reductase family protein, whose protein sequence is MNKIYYLASCDTCRKIIKGLPKDNDLVFHDIKQNPITEAELEEMYQLSGSYEVLFSKKAQLYKSMDLKNKSLTEADFKKYILEHYTFISRPVFIIDGKIYIGNSQQNILQVMKTLEEK, encoded by the coding sequence ATGAACAAAATATACTACTTAGCCTCTTGCGATACATGCCGTAAAATAATCAAAGGCCTGCCAAAAGATAATGATTTAGTTTTTCATGACATCAAGCAAAATCCGATTACTGAAGCTGAACTGGAAGAAATGTACCAGCTTTCTGGAAGCTACGAAGTGTTATTCAGCAAAAAAGCACAATTGTACAAGTCAATGGATCTGAAAAACAAATCACTGACTGAAGCTGATTTTAAAAAATACATTCTGGAGCATTATACTTTTATCAGCCGTCCGGTCTTTATCATTGATGGCAAAATTTACATTGGTAACAGCCAGCAGAATATTTTGCAGGTTATGAAAACTTTAGAAGAAAAGTAA
- a CDS encoding nicotinate phosphoribosyltransferase, with protein MNPLLLTDGYKVDHRRQYPEKTTLVYSNWTPRKSRIEGLEEVVFFGLQYFIKKYIIHDFDTHFFKQPKEEVVKKYARRINNYLGENQVGTKHIEDLHDLGYIPMVFKALPEGASVPLRVPMFTMYNTIPEFFWLTNYFETLLSAVIWLPCNSATIAREYRKVLDKYAEETSSAPDFVNWQGHDFSMRGMGGIEAAVTSAAGHLLSFTGSDTIPAIDFFEEYYNANSDTELIAGSVAATEHSVMCMGTTEGECETFKRLITEVYPKGIVSIVSDTWDLWKVLTDYLPRLKEEIISREGKVVIRPDSGDPVDIICGNPNGKTEQEKKGVIELIWDVFGGSVNDKGFKELVPQIGAIYGDSITVARAIQICERLKAKGFASTNVVLGIGSFTYQYNTRDTFGFAMKATYGEVDGEGRAIFKDPITDDGTKKSAKGLMKIDLVDGVYHLTDNVSWEEEKQGELKEVFRDGKLLADQSLSDIRARVKCDIIIEA; from the coding sequence ATGAACCCATTATTATTAACTGACGGTTACAAAGTTGACCACAGAAGGCAGTATCCTGAAAAAACCACTTTAGTATATTCTAACTGGACACCCAGAAAATCAAGAATTGAAGGTCTTGAAGAAGTGGTCTTTTTCGGATTGCAGTATTTTATCAAAAAATACATTATTCATGATTTTGATACACATTTCTTCAAACAGCCAAAAGAAGAAGTCGTTAAAAAATACGCCCGAAGAATCAATAATTATTTAGGCGAAAATCAGGTGGGCACCAAACACATTGAAGATTTACATGACTTAGGATACATTCCGATGGTTTTTAAAGCATTGCCTGAAGGTGCAAGCGTTCCGTTGAGAGTACCAATGTTTACAATGTACAATACCATTCCGGAATTTTTCTGGCTGACCAATTATTTCGAAACCTTGCTTTCTGCCGTAATCTGGCTGCCTTGCAATTCTGCTACAATTGCAAGAGAATACAGAAAGGTACTGGACAAATACGCTGAAGAAACTTCATCTGCACCTGATTTTGTAAACTGGCAGGGGCATGATTTCTCTATGAGAGGAATGGGCGGAATCGAAGCAGCCGTAACTTCTGCAGCAGGCCACTTATTGAGTTTTACAGGATCAGATACCATTCCGGCAATTGATTTCTTTGAAGAATATTACAACGCCAATTCTGATACCGAATTAATCGCAGGTTCAGTAGCTGCAACCGAGCATTCTGTTATGTGTATGGGAACTACCGAAGGCGAATGTGAAACTTTCAAAAGATTAATTACAGAAGTGTATCCAAAAGGAATCGTTTCTATCGTTTCTGACACCTGGGATTTATGGAAAGTTTTAACCGATTATCTGCCACGCTTAAAAGAAGAAATCATTTCAAGAGAAGGCAAAGTCGTAATCCGTCCTGACAGCGGTGATCCTGTGGATATCATCTGCGGAAACCCGAACGGGAAAACAGAACAGGAAAAGAAAGGTGTTATCGAACTTATCTGGGATGTTTTTGGCGGAAGCGTAAATGACAAAGGATTTAAAGAATTGGTACCGCAAATTGGCGCTATTTACGGCGACAGTATCACGGTTGCCAGAGCGATTCAGATTTGCGAGCGATTAAAAGCAAAAGGATTCGCTTCTACCAATGTAGTTTTGGGAATTGGCTCTTTTACGTATCAATATAACACCAGAGATACTTTTGGTTTTGCGATGAAAGCCACATATGGAGAAGTTGATGGCGAAGGAAGAGCCATCTTCAAAGATCCGATCACGGATGACGGAACCAAAAAATCGGCTAAAGGCCTTATGAAAATTGATCTCGTTGATGGCGTATATCATTTAACAGACAATGTTTCATGGGAAGAAGAAAAACAAGGCGAACTGAAAGAAGTGTTCAGAGACGGAAAACTTTTGGCAGATCAGTCTTTAAGTGATATTAGAGCGAGAGTAAAATGCGACATAATTATTGAAGCTTAA
- a CDS encoding RNA 2'-phosphotransferase has translation MNEKTAKSVSKFLSLVLRHSPETIGLKLDENGWADVEELIIKCNNRGSQNQMTAEILDYVVENNDKKRFAFSEDKTKIRASQGHSISVELHLAEVQPSEFLYHGTVSKFLDNIKKEGLQKMSRQHVHLSQEKETATKVGSRRGIPLILTIRSGEMHKDGFKFYLSENNVWLTDEVPVKYIEF, from the coding sequence TGCTGCGACATTCGCCTGAAACTATCGGATTAAAATTAGACGAAAATGGATGGGCAGATGTAGAAGAATTAATTATAAAATGTAATAATAGAGGAAGTCAGAATCAAATGACAGCCGAAATTTTGGATTATGTTGTCGAAAATAACGACAAAAAGCGTTTCGCATTTAGTGAAGACAAAACCAAAATCCGTGCAAGTCAGGGACATTCGATTTCAGTTGAATTGCATTTAGCAGAAGTTCAGCCATCAGAATTTTTATATCACGGAACAGTCTCAAAGTTTTTAGATAATATCAAAAAGGAAGGTTTACAAAAAATGAGCCGTCAGCATGTGCATCTTTCACAAGAAAAAGAAACAGCGACAAAAGTGGGAAGCAGAAGAGGAATTCCACTGATATTAACCATTAGAAGCGGTGAAATGCATAAAGACGGATTCAAATTTTATTTGTCCGAAAACAATGTCTGGCTCACTGATGAAGTACCGGTAAAATATATAGAGTTTTGA
- the gmk gene encoding guanylate kinase, translating into MNKGKLIVFSAPSGSGKTTIVKHLLKQEDLNLEFSISAASRAPRGEEVNGKDYYFISLEEFKKHIKAEDFLEWEEVYRDNFYGTLKSEIERIWALGKNVIFDIDVAGGLRIKHKFPEQTLAVFVKPPSVDELKRRLKERSTESEDKINMRIAKASVELATAPQFDVIIKNYDLAVALEEAHQLVKDFVNK; encoded by the coding sequence ATGAACAAAGGAAAATTAATTGTTTTTTCGGCACCTTCAGGATCCGGGAAAACAACGATAGTAAAACATTTACTGAAACAGGAAGATTTAAATTTAGAATTTTCAATCTCAGCAGCTTCACGTGCTCCGCGTGGGGAAGAGGTTAACGGAAAAGATTATTATTTTATTTCGCTGGAAGAATTCAAAAAACACATCAAAGCCGAAGATTTCCTGGAATGGGAAGAAGTGTACCGAGACAACTTTTACGGTACTTTAAAATCGGAAATTGAAAGAATCTGGGCCTTGGGCAAAAATGTAATCTTTGACATTGATGTTGCCGGCGGACTACGTATCAAACACAAATTCCCTGAACAAACTCTGGCTGTTTTCGTCAAACCACCAAGTGTCGACGAATTAAAACGCCGCTTAAAAGAACGTTCCACAGAAAGCGAAGACAAAATCAATATGCGGATCGCAAAAGCTTCGGTTGAGCTTGCAACTGCTCCACAATTTGACGTGATTATTAAAAACTATGATTTGGCTGTGGCTTTGGAAGAAGCGCATCAGCTGGTGAAAGACTTCGTAAATAAGTAA